From a single Actinomyces viscosus genomic region:
- the prfA gene encoding peptide chain release factor 1 has product MSEDFSAAEPLLAEYADIEAEMAGPAAADPGAMRRLGRRYAELGRVVAAYRAWKTASADLADARELAAEDEDFAAEVPALETAAQEAGEHLREVLVPRDPDDARDVIIEVKAGEGGEESALFASDLARMYSRYAERQGWAVEVLDATDSDLGGYKDVRLAIKTRGPVEPQDGVWAHLKYEGGVHRVQRVPVTESQGRIHTSAAGVLVMPEADDPGELQIDAADLRIDVFRSSGPGGQSVNTTDSAVRITHLPTGIVVSMQNEKSQLQNKEAAMRVLRARLLAERAAEAAAEAAQARRSQVRTVDRSERIRTYNFPENRIADHRTGFKAYNLDAVLDGDLGPVIASAIAMDEAERLSQVGEGSGS; this is encoded by the coding sequence ATGAGTGAGGACTTCTCCGCCGCAGAGCCGCTCCTGGCCGAGTACGCGGACATCGAGGCCGAGATGGCCGGGCCGGCCGCCGCCGACCCCGGCGCCATGCGTCGGCTGGGGCGCCGCTACGCCGAGCTGGGCAGGGTCGTGGCCGCCTACCGGGCCTGGAAGACCGCCAGCGCGGACCTGGCTGACGCCCGCGAGCTGGCCGCCGAGGACGAGGACTTCGCGGCTGAGGTGCCCGCCCTGGAGACGGCTGCGCAGGAGGCCGGCGAGCACCTGCGCGAGGTCCTCGTGCCCCGCGACCCCGACGACGCCCGTGACGTCATCATCGAGGTCAAGGCCGGCGAGGGCGGTGAGGAGTCGGCACTGTTCGCCTCCGACCTGGCCCGCATGTACTCCCGCTACGCCGAGCGTCAGGGCTGGGCCGTGGAGGTCCTCGATGCCACCGACTCCGACCTGGGCGGTTACAAGGACGTGCGCCTGGCCATCAAGACCCGCGGACCCGTGGAGCCCCAGGACGGGGTGTGGGCGCACCTGAAGTACGAGGGTGGTGTCCACCGCGTTCAGCGCGTCCCGGTCACCGAGTCCCAAGGGCGCATCCACACCTCGGCGGCCGGGGTCCTGGTCATGCCGGAGGCCGACGACCCCGGCGAGCTCCAGATCGACGCCGCGGACCTGCGCATCGACGTCTTCCGGTCCTCGGGCCCGGGGGGACAGAGCGTCAACACCACCGACTCGGCCGTGCGCATCACCCACCTGCCCACCGGGATCGTCGTGTCCATGCAGAACGAGAAGTCCCAGCTGCAGAACAAGGAGGCGGCCATGCGGGTCCTGCGGGCCCGGCTCCTGGCCGAGCGGGCGGCTGAGGCCGCCGCCGAGGCCGCCCAGGCCCGCCGCAGTCAGGTGCGCACTGTGGACCGCTCCGAGCGCATCCGCACCTACAATTTCCCTGAGAACCGGATCGCCGACCACCGCACCGGCTTCAAGGCCTACAACCTCGATGCCGTTCTCGATGGTGATCTCGGCCCGGTGATCGCCTCGGCCATCGCCATGGACGAGGCCGAACGGTTATCCCAGGTGGGTGAGGGCAGTGGTTCCTGA
- a CDS encoding CE1759 family FMN reductase, protein MAAPVAPSGGTQSLAGSPTYDAYANTQMGRLSRIVALHAGVSEPSTSQMLAERLAESTRRALEADSRLASIEVIGLRPLVKDIALASVGGPVSAELQKVVDALAAADGVVLVSPVFQASYSGLFKSAMDVLPAGTLEGVPVLLGATAGTARHSLVTETALRPLATYMKALPTTTAVFAASEDFGAAWQTPASSDQPEAPLSERVARAGRELATLIERFPRRAPLDPLADFAPMGDLLGGRRG, encoded by the coding sequence ATGGCCGCGCCCGTCGCCCCGTCCGGGGGCACCCAGTCCCTGGCCGGCTCGCCGACCTACGACGCCTACGCCAACACGCAGATGGGGCGCCTGAGCCGAATCGTGGCCCTGCACGCCGGGGTCTCCGAGCCCTCGACCTCCCAGATGCTCGCCGAGCGGCTGGCCGAGTCCACCCGCAGGGCCCTGGAGGCCGACTCCCGCCTGGCCAGTATCGAGGTCATCGGGCTGCGGCCCCTGGTCAAGGACATCGCCCTGGCCAGTGTGGGAGGGCCGGTGTCGGCCGAGCTGCAGAAGGTCGTCGACGCCCTGGCCGCGGCCGACGGCGTCGTCCTGGTCAGCCCCGTCTTCCAGGCCTCCTACTCCGGGCTGTTCAAGTCCGCCATGGACGTGCTGCCCGCCGGCACGCTCGAGGGCGTTCCCGTCCTGCTGGGCGCGACGGCCGGCACCGCCCGCCACAGCCTCGTCACCGAGACGGCGCTGCGGCCGCTGGCCACCTACATGAAGGCCCTGCCGACGACGACCGCCGTCTTCGCCGCCAGTGAGGACTTCGGGGCCGCCTGGCAGACACCGGCCTCCTCGGACCAGCCCGAGGCCCCCTTGAGTGAGCGGGTGGCCCGGGCGGGGCGCGAGCTGGCCACGCTCATCGAGCGCTTCCCACGGCGCGCCCCGCTCGACCCGCTGGCCGACTTCGCACCCATGGGCGATCTGCTGGGAGGCCGGCGCGGCTGA
- the thrB gene encoding homoserine kinase has protein sequence MRIVYERAAVRVPATTANMGPGFDSFGMAFRYYDEVSVRPITGITRVIVEGVGAETVPTDDDNLVVQALRAGLDAVGAPQAGFEMRCVNRIPHGGGMGSSASAAVAGLMLARGLISEPEALSDDRIFALATDFEGHPDNVAPAVFGGATVAWVERGGHPRMAPMPVDASLGVSLLIPPSTTRLSTKEARQVLPVSVPREDALFNTSRAAVLMLALAGRPDLLMAGTEDRLHQEYRRGVLPASMAVMDSLREQGYPAVISGAGPTVLVLSTLADQTRFALENHGWSVLSPGIDTRGAVLTS, from the coding sequence ATGCGCATCGTCTACGAGCGCGCCGCCGTCCGCGTTCCGGCCACGACGGCGAACATGGGGCCCGGCTTCGACTCCTTCGGCATGGCGTTCCGCTACTACGACGAGGTCTCGGTACGGCCGATCACCGGCATCACACGGGTCATCGTCGAGGGCGTCGGCGCCGAGACGGTCCCCACCGATGACGACAACCTGGTCGTCCAGGCCCTGCGGGCCGGCCTGGACGCCGTCGGCGCCCCGCAGGCCGGCTTCGAGATGCGCTGCGTCAACCGGATCCCCCACGGTGGAGGCATGGGGTCCTCGGCCAGTGCGGCGGTGGCCGGGCTCATGCTGGCGCGCGGCCTCATCTCCGAGCCGGAGGCCCTCAGCGACGACCGGATCTTCGCCCTGGCCACCGACTTCGAGGGGCACCCCGACAACGTCGCCCCTGCCGTCTTCGGGGGCGCGACCGTCGCCTGGGTCGAGCGCGGCGGGCACCCGCGCATGGCGCCCATGCCCGTGGACGCCTCCCTGGGGGTCAGTCTGCTCATTCCGCCGTCTACCACGCGCCTGTCCACCAAGGAGGCCCGCCAGGTCCTGCCCGTCTCCGTGCCGCGCGAGGACGCCCTGTTCAACACCTCCCGGGCGGCCGTGCTCATGCTGGCGCTGGCCGGACGCCCCGACCTGCTCATGGCCGGCACCGAGGACCGGCTTCACCAGGAGTACCGGCGCGGGGTCCTGCCCGCCTCCATGGCGGTCATGGACTCCCTGCGCGAGCAGGGGTACCCCGCCGTCATCTCCGGGGCGGGGCCCACGGTGCTCGTCCTGTCCACCCTGGCCGACCAGACCCGCTTCGCCCTGGAGAACCACGGTTGGAGCGTGCTCAGTCCCGGCATCGACACCCGTGGTGCGGTCCTGACCTCCTGA
- a CDS encoding CE1758 family FMN-dependent luciferase-like monooxygenase, with translation MQFGIFTVGDITTDPATGKAPSEHQRIKNTVEMAVLAEQVGLDFFATGEHHNPPFAPSSPTTLLANIAARTESLLLTTATTLITTNDPVRLAEEYAYLQHLSDGRVDLMMGRGNTGPVYPWFGKDIRKGISLAVENYDLLRRLWRETNVDWEGEFRTSLQDFTSMPRPLDGVPPFVWHASIRSPQIAEQAAYYGDGYLHNNIFWPIDHVKKMVDLYRERFAFYGHGTPEQAIVGLGGQVFAARNQAEAVERYTPYFRNTYVYQGAGLEEMTTHTPLAVGTPEQIVEKYLTYRDAIGDYQRQAFNVDMGGVPHREVMRQIEYLGTEIVPALRAELESTKPEGVPDAPLHPRHRALLEGTEPPVEEPFSLSNEFDPLTGRKVRI, from the coding sequence ATGCAGTTCGGAATCTTCACGGTCGGAGACATCACCACCGACCCGGCCACCGGCAAGGCCCCCAGTGAGCACCAGCGCATCAAGAACACCGTCGAGATGGCGGTCCTGGCCGAGCAGGTGGGCCTGGACTTCTTCGCCACCGGGGAGCACCACAACCCGCCCTTCGCGCCGTCGTCGCCCACGACCCTGCTGGCCAACATCGCCGCGCGCACGGAGTCGCTGCTCCTGACCACCGCGACCACCCTCATCACCACCAACGACCCGGTGCGCCTGGCCGAGGAGTACGCCTACCTCCAGCACCTGTCCGACGGTCGCGTCGACCTCATGATGGGGCGCGGCAACACCGGGCCGGTCTACCCCTGGTTCGGCAAGGACATCCGCAAGGGCATCTCCCTGGCGGTGGAGAACTATGACCTGCTGCGCCGCCTGTGGCGCGAGACCAACGTGGACTGGGAGGGCGAGTTCCGCACCTCGCTGCAGGACTTCACCTCCATGCCCCGCCCGCTCGACGGCGTCCCTCCCTTCGTGTGGCACGCCTCCATCCGCTCGCCCCAGATCGCCGAGCAGGCCGCCTACTACGGGGACGGCTACCTGCACAACAACATCTTCTGGCCCATCGACCACGTCAAGAAGATGGTCGACCTCTACCGCGAGCGCTTCGCCTTCTACGGTCACGGCACCCCCGAGCAGGCGATCGTGGGCCTGGGCGGGCAGGTCTTCGCCGCCAGGAACCAGGCCGAGGCCGTCGAGCGCTACACGCCCTACTTCCGCAACACCTACGTCTACCAGGGGGCCGGCCTGGAGGAGATGACGACCCACACGCCGCTCGCCGTCGGAACACCCGAGCAGATCGTCGAGAAGTACCTGACCTACCGGGACGCGATCGGCGACTACCAGCGCCAGGCCTTCAACGTCGACATGGGCGGCGTCCCCCACCGGGAGGTCATGAGGCAGATCGAGTACCTGGGTACCGAGATCGTCCCGGCGCTGCGCGCCGAGCTGGAGTCCACCAAGCCCGAGGGCGTCCCGGACGCGCCGCTCCACCCGCGCCACCGTGCCCTGCTGGAGGGGACCGAGCCTCCGGTCGAGGAGCCCTTCTCCCTGTCCAACGAGTTCGACCCGCTCACGGGCCGGAAAGTGAGGATCTGA
- the rpmE gene encoding 50S ribosomal protein L31, whose amino-acid sequence MKQGIHPDYVATTVTCTCGNTFETRSTVTSGEIRVDVCSACHPFYTGKQKILDTGGRVARFEVRYGKRSK is encoded by the coding sequence ATGAAGCAGGGCATCCACCCCGACTACGTGGCCACCACGGTCACGTGCACCTGTGGCAACACCTTCGAGACCCGCTCCACCGTCACCTCCGGTGAGATCCGCGTGGACGTGTGCTCGGCCTGCCACCCCTTCTACACCGGCAAGCAGAAGATCCTCGACACTGGTGGCCGCGTTGCCCGCTTCGAGGTCCGGTACGGCAAGCGCAGCAAGTAG
- the rho gene encoding transcription termination factor Rho, translating into MTETSSAQPSLSTMRLAELQSLASSMGLKGISRMRKSELVAAIRQARGSSAPDTHSASSTSSDAGATDAPDSSSSSSSGESSPEPTQTTASGRSRRRRATAASGAPEEQQSSPALDLGIDLPDRSGSSSSSSTGDSGSGSGRDEERPARGRWRERTERSERSERGDRAEAGDGGDSFGRSERGERSSRDQVRRGRRRAQASAGAPENQERFSREPRTDSPEDHADAKAALMRDLADATGTSVVEPQERSRRGRDGNDDNDGYDDERGGRRRRGRKRGRDRFDRDDRDGGRESGREGRDGNSGRNRNQSREDEVLLPVAGILDVTDNQHAYLRTSGYLPGPKDVYVSNQLIKDNGLRAGDAVTGWVREGGESSTPHQGGRNNRRQNRAGRVKYNPMVSVETVNGMDAERSKRRPEFAKLTPLYPQEQLRLETTPKAVTPRIIDLVSPIGKGQRGLIVSPPKAGKTIVLQQIANAISVNNPEAHLMVVLVDERPEEVTDMQRTVKGEVIASTFDRPASDHTIVAELAIERAKRLVELGQDVVVLLDSITRLGRAYNLAAPASGRILSGGVDASALYPPKRFFGAARNVENGGSLTILATALVETGSKMDEVIFEEFKGTGNMELRLSRQLADKRIFPAVDVAASGTRREELLIDPAQLKIMWRLRRLFAGLEQQQALELVLSKLKDTQSNAEFLMVLSKTTPAGTSLADGEDE; encoded by the coding sequence GTGACCGAGACCTCCAGCGCCCAGCCCTCGCTTTCCACCATGCGTCTGGCCGAGCTCCAGTCGCTTGCCAGCTCCATGGGCCTCAAGGGCATCTCCCGCATGCGAAAGAGTGAGCTCGTGGCCGCCATCCGTCAGGCGCGCGGCTCCTCCGCCCCTGACACCCACAGCGCGTCGAGCACCTCGTCCGACGCCGGGGCGACCGACGCCCCCGACTCCTCTTCCTCCTCCTCCTCCGGCGAGTCCTCGCCGGAGCCCACCCAGACCACCGCTTCCGGACGCTCGCGCCGTCGCCGCGCCACCGCGGCCTCCGGTGCCCCCGAGGAGCAGCAGTCCTCCCCGGCTCTCGACCTCGGCATCGACCTGCCCGACCGGTCCGGATCCTCCAGCAGCTCCTCTACCGGTGACTCGGGCAGCGGCTCCGGTCGTGACGAGGAGCGTCCCGCCCGCGGCCGGTGGCGCGAGCGCACGGAGCGTTCCGAGCGCTCTGAGCGAGGCGATCGCGCCGAGGCCGGCGATGGCGGTGACTCCTTCGGCCGCTCCGAGCGCGGTGAGCGCTCGTCCCGGGACCAGGTCCGCCGCGGCCGCCGGCGCGCCCAGGCCTCCGCCGGCGCCCCCGAGAACCAGGAGCGCTTCTCGCGCGAGCCCCGTACCGACTCGCCCGAGGACCACGCCGATGCCAAGGCCGCCCTCATGCGCGACCTGGCCGACGCCACCGGAACCTCCGTCGTCGAGCCCCAGGAGCGTTCACGCCGTGGCCGTGACGGTAACGACGACAACGACGGCTACGACGACGAGCGCGGCGGGCGTCGCCGTCGGGGCCGTAAGCGCGGACGCGACCGCTTCGACCGGGACGACCGCGACGGCGGTCGTGAGAGCGGCCGCGAGGGCCGTGACGGCAACAGCGGCCGCAACCGCAACCAGTCGCGTGAGGACGAGGTCCTCCTGCCGGTGGCCGGCATCCTGGATGTCACCGACAACCAGCACGCCTACCTGCGCACCTCCGGCTACCTGCCCGGGCCCAAGGACGTCTACGTCTCCAACCAGCTCATCAAGGACAACGGGCTGCGCGCCGGCGACGCCGTGACCGGCTGGGTCCGTGAGGGCGGAGAGTCCTCCACGCCCCACCAGGGCGGACGCAACAACCGCCGCCAGAACCGTGCCGGCCGCGTCAAGTACAACCCGATGGTCAGCGTCGAGACCGTCAACGGCATGGACGCCGAGCGCTCCAAGCGCCGTCCCGAGTTCGCCAAGCTCACCCCCCTCTACCCCCAGGAGCAGCTGCGCCTGGAGACCACGCCCAAGGCCGTCACCCCGCGGATCATCGACCTGGTCTCGCCCATCGGCAAGGGGCAGCGCGGGCTCATCGTCTCCCCGCCCAAGGCGGGCAAGACGATCGTCCTGCAGCAGATCGCCAACGCCATCAGCGTCAACAACCCCGAGGCCCACCTCATGGTCGTGCTCGTCGACGAGCGCCCCGAGGAGGTCACCGACATGCAGCGCACGGTCAAGGGCGAGGTCATCGCCTCCACCTTCGACCGGCCCGCCTCCGACCACACGATCGTGGCCGAGCTGGCTATCGAGCGGGCCAAGCGCCTCGTGGAGCTGGGGCAGGACGTCGTCGTGCTGCTGGACTCCATCACCCGGCTCGGACGCGCCTACAACCTGGCGGCCCCGGCCAGCGGCCGGATCCTCTCCGGCGGTGTGGACGCCTCAGCCCTCTACCCGCCCAAGCGCTTCTTCGGCGCCGCCCGCAACGTGGAGAACGGCGGCAGCCTGACCATCCTGGCCACGGCCCTGGTGGAGACCGGCTCCAAGATGGACGAGGTCATCTTCGAGGAGTTCAAGGGCACCGGAAACATGGAGCTGCGCCTGTCGCGCCAGCTCGCCGACAAGCGCATCTTCCCGGCCGTGGACGTGGCGGCCTCCGGTACCCGCCGCGAGGAGCTGCTCATCGACCCCGCCCAGCTCAAGATCATGTGGCGCTTGCGCCGGCTCTTCGCCGGGCTCGAGCAGCAGCAGGCCCTGGAGCTGGTGCTGTCCAAGCTCAAGGACACCCAGTCCAACGCCGAGTTCCTCATGGTCCTGTCCAAGACCACCCCGGCCGGCACCTCGCTGGCCGACGGCGAGGACGAGTAA